One window of Nocardia sp. NBC_00508 genomic DNA carries:
- a CDS encoding alkaline phosphatase D family protein, with translation MVVSDPASLGRFARRALLRGGAAAATATAVFGAGRAGAGTPVFRHGVASGDPLPGGVIIWTRVTVSDDATPGSGLGGPASVRWEVAADERFASVTASGTATATADSDHTVKIDVSGLAPGVEYFYRFSALGETSPIGRTKTAPAAAGSPERLRFGVVSCSNWEAGYFGAYRHLAARSDLDAIVHLGDYIYEYARGRYSSGNGAVRPHDPANEIVSLADYRIRHAQYKTDPDLLDLHATLPFVCTWDDHESADNSWSGGANNHDPATEGSWTDRRAASAQAYLEWMPVRAAGSGADARIYRRLRFGTLAELTMLDLRSYRDQEAKPGAGWREVDNPARTLTGKAQMEWLTAGLASAPVQWKLVGNSVMVAPLVFPPLEPATTAAITSTMGIPQSGLSPNGDQWDGYTADRTRLFRAIVEQQISDVVFLTGDIHSSWAADLPVDAANYPGGATVGAEFVVPSVTSTSIGDMLRANATPIAESIKSVNHHLRYVELDSHGYGVLEVTADHAQMDWYYLLNVADPNSAARHGASFAVRSGGRIEPGQIPLG, from the coding sequence ATGGTTGTTTCAGATCCCGCGTCCCTCGGGCGATTCGCCAGGCGCGCCCTCCTGCGCGGCGGCGCGGCAGCCGCCACCGCCACCGCCGTCTTCGGCGCCGGACGCGCGGGCGCCGGGACACCGGTATTCCGGCACGGCGTGGCCTCGGGCGATCCGCTCCCCGGCGGCGTGATCATCTGGACCCGCGTCACGGTCTCCGACGACGCGACGCCCGGCTCCGGCCTGGGCGGCCCGGCGAGCGTGCGCTGGGAGGTCGCCGCGGACGAGCGGTTCGCCTCGGTCACCGCATCCGGCACGGCCACCGCCACCGCGGATTCCGATCACACCGTCAAGATCGACGTCTCCGGTCTCGCGCCGGGGGTCGAATACTTCTACCGCTTCAGCGCGCTCGGCGAGACCTCGCCGATCGGCCGCACGAAGACCGCGCCCGCCGCCGCGGGCTCCCCCGAACGCCTCAGGTTCGGCGTGGTCTCCTGCTCGAACTGGGAAGCCGGCTACTTCGGCGCCTACCGTCATCTGGCCGCGCGTTCCGACTTGGACGCGATCGTGCACTTGGGCGACTACATCTACGAGTACGCGCGCGGCAGGTACAGCAGCGGCAACGGCGCCGTGCGACCCCATGACCCGGCCAACGAAATCGTCAGCTTGGCCGACTACCGCATTCGTCACGCGCAGTACAAGACCGATCCGGACCTGCTCGACCTGCATGCGACTCTGCCGTTCGTCTGCACCTGGGACGACCACGAATCCGCCGACAACTCGTGGTCCGGCGGCGCGAACAACCACGACCCCGCGACCGAAGGCAGCTGGACGGACCGGCGAGCCGCCTCCGCGCAGGCCTACCTGGAGTGGATGCCGGTCCGCGCGGCCGGATCCGGCGCCGACGCGCGCATCTACCGCAGGTTGCGCTTCGGCACCCTGGCCGAACTGACCATGCTGGATCTGCGCAGCTATCGCGACCAGGAGGCGAAGCCGGGAGCGGGTTGGCGCGAAGTCGACAACCCGGCGCGCACGCTCACCGGGAAGGCGCAGATGGAGTGGCTGACCGCCGGCTTGGCGTCGGCGCCGGTGCAATGGAAGCTGGTCGGCAATTCGGTGATGGTCGCCCCGTTGGTCTTCCCGCCGTTGGAACCGGCCACCACGGCGGCGATCACCAGCACGATGGGTATTCCGCAGTCCGGCCTCTCGCCGAACGGCGACCAGTGGGACGGCTATACCGCCGATCGCACCCGCCTGTTCCGCGCGATCGTCGAGCAGCAGATCTCCGACGTGGTCTTCCTCACCGGCGACATCCATTCCTCCTGGGCGGCGGACCTGCCCGTCGACGCGGCGAACTATCCGGGCGGCGCCACGGTGGGCGCCGAGTTCGTCGTGCCGTCGGTGACCTCGACCAGCATCGGTGACATGCTGCGGGCGAACGCCACGCCGATTGCCGAATCGATCAAGTCGGTCAACCACCATCTGCGCTATGTCGAACTGGATTCACACGGCTATGGCGTACTCGAGGTCACCGCGGATCACGCGCAGATGGACTGGTACTACCTGCTGAACGTGGCCGACCCGAATTCCGCTGCGCGCCACGGCGCTTCGTTCGCCGTCCGCTCGGGCGGCCGGATCGAGCCGGGACAGATCCCCCTCGGCTGA
- a CDS encoding replication-associated recombination protein A, with translation MSDGLFDVPGATVSPEHSIDAVVRRDAGAPLAVRMRPATLEEVVGQQHLLGPGSPLRRLIEGSGAASVLLYGPPGTGKTTLASLISQATGRRFEALSALSAGVKEVRAVIDMARRRLSAGEQTVLFIDEVHRFSKTQQDALLAAVENRIVLLVGATTENPSFSVVSPLLSRSLVLQLRSLTEADIRMVLTRASTDPRGLDGAYTVTDAALDHIVRIAGGDARRALTALEASAESSLDGTVDVDLVEASVDKAAVRYDRAGDQHYDVISAFIKSIRGSDVDAALHYLARMLSAGEDPRFIARRLMIHASEDIGMADPMALQTATAAAQVVQLVGLPEGRLALAQATIHLATAPKSGAVVSAIGAAMADVAAGKAGAVPPHLRDGHYPGAAALGNAQGYRYPHDDKDGVLAQQYPPDELVGVDYYHPTDHGHEREIGPRVQKLRRIVRDT, from the coding sequence GTGAGCGATGGCTTGTTCGACGTGCCCGGCGCCACGGTGTCTCCGGAGCACTCGATCGATGCGGTGGTGCGCCGGGACGCCGGTGCGCCGCTGGCGGTGCGTATGCGTCCCGCCACACTGGAGGAAGTGGTCGGGCAGCAGCATCTGCTCGGTCCCGGTTCTCCGCTGCGCCGGTTGATCGAGGGCTCCGGTGCGGCGTCGGTGCTGCTGTACGGCCCGCCCGGCACCGGTAAGACCACCCTCGCCTCGCTCATCTCGCAGGCGACCGGCCGTCGTTTCGAGGCGCTGTCGGCGCTCTCGGCCGGGGTCAAGGAGGTGCGCGCGGTCATCGACATGGCGCGGCGCAGGTTGTCGGCGGGCGAGCAGACCGTGCTGTTCATCGACGAAGTGCACCGTTTCTCCAAAACCCAGCAGGACGCGCTGCTCGCCGCGGTGGAGAACCGGATCGTCCTACTGGTCGGCGCGACCACCGAGAATCCGTCGTTCTCGGTAGTGTCCCCGCTGCTGTCGCGGTCGCTGGTGCTGCAACTGCGTTCGCTCACCGAAGCGGACATCCGCATGGTGCTCACCCGCGCGTCCACCGACCCACGTGGGCTCGACGGCGCGTACACCGTCACCGACGCCGCGCTCGACCACATCGTCCGGATCGCGGGCGGTGATGCCCGGCGGGCGCTCACTGCGCTGGAAGCCTCGGCCGAATCCTCGCTCGACGGCACCGTCGACGTGGACCTGGTCGAGGCCAGCGTGGACAAGGCCGCGGTCCGCTACGACCGCGCAGGCGATCAGCATTACGACGTGATCAGCGCGTTCATCAAGTCCATCCGTGGCTCGGATGTCGATGCCGCGCTGCACTACCTCGCCAGGATGCTGAGCGCGGGCGAGGACCCGCGCTTCATCGCGCGCAGACTGATGATCCACGCGAGCGAGGACATCGGCATGGCCGATCCGATGGCGTTGCAGACGGCCACCGCCGCCGCGCAGGTGGTGCAGCTGGTCGGCCTGCCCGAGGGGCGGCTCGCGCTTGCGCAGGCGACGATCCACTTGGCGACCGCACCGAAGTCCGGCGCCGTGGTGTCCGCGATCGGCGCGGCCATGGCCGACGTCGCGGCAGGCAAGGCGGGCGCGGTACCGCCGCACCTACGCGACGGTCACTACCCGGGCGCGGCCGCACTCGGCAACGCCCAGGGCTACCGGTACCCGCACGACGACAAGGACGGCGTGCTCGCCCAGCAGTACCCGCCCGACGAACTGGTCGGCGTCGACTACTACCACCCCACCGACCACGGCCACGAACGCGAGATCGGTCCCCGCGTACAGAAACTTCGCCGTATCGTCCGGGATACGTGA
- a CDS encoding Uma2 family endonuclease — MVERPQMLVEEFEHLARHSGETVTLEFLYGKLGVKAVPDGDHCEIVRWIARQLLPLRGEFWLYQEIDLKVERYRNGRARADGVLAPDGSFTGQGNWVDPAPILLVVEVTSYDRDTDRRDRVEKPAACAEAGIPVYLLIDRDSGESVVFSHPDDGVYTSTNRYRFGKTVELPDPVGVSFDTEPLQGWVR; from the coding sequence ATGGTGGAGCGACCTCAAATGCTGGTCGAGGAGTTCGAACATCTCGCCCGCCATTCGGGTGAGACGGTCACACTGGAGTTTCTGTACGGGAAGCTGGGGGTCAAGGCTGTGCCGGATGGGGATCATTGCGAGATCGTTCGCTGGATCGCGCGACAGCTTCTCCCACTCCGAGGCGAGTTCTGGCTGTATCAGGAAATCGATCTGAAGGTCGAGAGGTACCGCAACGGCCGTGCTCGAGCCGACGGTGTCCTGGCACCGGACGGGTCCTTCACCGGACAGGGAAACTGGGTCGATCCAGCGCCGATACTGCTGGTCGTCGAGGTCACCTCCTACGACCGGGACACCGACCGGCGCGATCGCGTCGAGAAACCGGCCGCATGCGCTGAAGCGGGCATACCCGTGTACCTGCTAATCGACCGGGATAGCGGTGAGTCCGTCGTGTTCAGCCACCCTGACGACGGCGTGTACACCAGTACGAATCGGTATCGGTTCGGCAAGACGGTCGAGCTGCCGGATCCGGTGGGGGTCTCATTCGACACCGAGCCACTGCAGGGCTGGGTTCGCTGA
- the alaS gene encoding alanine--tRNA ligase, producing the protein MQTHEIRRRFLDHFLRAGHTEVPSASLILADPNLLFVNAGMVQFKPYFLGQEAPPYPRATSVQKCVRTGDIEEVGVTTRHNTFFQMAGNFSFGDYFKEGAITLAWDLIAKPQDEGGYGFDPERIWVTVYQDDPETAEIWKRVAGIPDERIQFRDGKDNYWDMGVPGPGGPCSEIYYDRGPEHGRDGGPVADEDRYLEIWNLVFMQDIRGELSPKLGHPPVGSLPKKNIDTGMGVERIALLLQGVDNVYETDLLRPIIDKAEELTGRSYGVQHEDDVRFRVIADHARTAAMLISDGVNPGNDGRGYVLRRLLRRIVRSARLLGAEKPVMGEFMKVVSDLMAPSYPELATDFRRIETVAVGEETAFLKTLNNGSTLFDNTAAAVKSEGGTTIAGSDAFTLHDTYGFPIDLTLEMAAEAGLSVDEEGFRSLMAEQRQRAKEDAQARKHAHADLTIYKELVDRGATEFTGFDELTSEATVLALIAEGVRVPTATVGQDVEVILDRSPLYAEAGGQIADRGSITASSGLKLRVNDVQKIAKKLWVHKTTVEHGQITEGDVVLAQADPAWRSGATQGHSGTHMVHAALRQVLGPNAVQAGSLNKPGYLRFDFNWQGQLSEQQKADIEAVSNDAVGADFPVNTFVTDLPKAKQMGALALFGENYGNEVRVVEIGGPFSMELCGGTHVQHSSQIGPITVLGESSVGSGVRRVEAFVGLDSYKYLAKERALLAGVASALKVPSDEVPGRVEQLVERLKAAEKELERTKMAAVLSSAGTFVEQAERIGRLLLVAVAAPEGVPAGDLRTLATDIRGRFGSEPAVVVLLGNADGKVPFVVAVNKSAQELGIKAGDLVGSFGPSIAGRGGGKPEMAQGAGSDPSGIPAGLAAVRARVAELAG; encoded by the coding sequence GTGCAGACCCACGAGATCCGACGGCGTTTCCTGGACCATTTTCTCCGTGCCGGCCATACCGAGGTGCCGAGTGCCTCGCTGATCCTGGCCGACCCGAACCTGCTGTTCGTCAACGCAGGCATGGTCCAGTTCAAGCCGTACTTCCTGGGTCAGGAGGCACCGCCCTACCCGCGGGCGACCAGCGTGCAGAAGTGCGTGCGCACCGGTGATATCGAAGAGGTCGGCGTCACGACGCGGCACAACACGTTCTTCCAGATGGCGGGGAACTTCTCCTTCGGTGACTACTTCAAGGAGGGGGCGATCACCCTCGCCTGGGACCTGATCGCCAAGCCGCAGGACGAAGGCGGTTACGGATTCGATCCCGAGCGGATCTGGGTGACCGTGTACCAGGACGACCCGGAGACGGCCGAGATCTGGAAGCGCGTCGCGGGCATCCCCGATGAACGCATCCAGTTCCGTGACGGCAAGGACAACTACTGGGACATGGGCGTGCCCGGCCCAGGTGGTCCCTGCTCGGAGATCTACTACGACCGCGGACCAGAGCACGGCCGCGACGGCGGCCCGGTCGCCGACGAGGACCGCTACCTCGAGATCTGGAATCTCGTCTTCATGCAGGACATCCGCGGTGAGCTGAGCCCGAAGCTGGGTCACCCGCCGGTCGGGTCGCTGCCGAAGAAGAACATCGACACCGGTATGGGCGTGGAGCGGATCGCCCTGCTGCTGCAGGGCGTGGACAACGTCTACGAGACCGACCTGCTGCGCCCGATCATCGACAAGGCCGAGGAGCTGACCGGTCGTTCCTACGGCGTGCAGCACGAGGACGACGTGCGCTTCCGCGTGATCGCCGACCACGCCCGCACCGCCGCCATGCTGATCTCCGACGGCGTGAACCCGGGCAACGACGGCCGCGGCTACGTGCTGCGCCGCCTGCTGCGCCGCATCGTGCGCTCGGCCCGCCTGCTCGGCGCCGAGAAGCCGGTGATGGGCGAGTTCATGAAGGTCGTCAGCGATCTGATGGCCCCCTCCTATCCGGAGCTGGCCACCGACTTCCGCCGCATCGAGACCGTCGCGGTCGGCGAGGAGACGGCGTTCCTCAAGACGCTGAACAACGGCTCCACCCTGTTCGACAACACCGCCGCCGCGGTCAAGTCCGAGGGCGGCACGACGATCGCCGGGTCGGACGCGTTCACCCTGCACGACACCTACGGCTTCCCGATCGATCTGACCCTGGAGATGGCCGCCGAGGCCGGACTGTCGGTCGACGAGGAGGGCTTCCGCTCGCTCATGGCCGAGCAGCGCCAGCGGGCCAAGGAAGACGCCCAGGCCCGCAAGCACGCTCATGCCGACCTCACGATCTACAAGGAACTGGTCGACCGCGGCGCCACCGAGTTCACCGGTTTCGACGAGCTCACCTCCGAAGCCACCGTGCTCGCCTTGATCGCCGAGGGCGTGCGGGTGCCGACCGCGACCGTGGGCCAGGACGTCGAAGTGATCTTGGATCGCAGCCCGCTCTACGCCGAGGCCGGTGGCCAGATCGCCGACCGCGGCTCCATCACCGCCTCCTCGGGCCTGAAGCTGCGCGTGAACGACGTGCAGAAGATCGCCAAGAAGCTGTGGGTGCACAAGACCACGGTGGAACACGGCCAGATCACCGAGGGCGATGTGGTGCTCGCGCAGGCCGACCCGGCCTGGCGCAGCGGCGCCACCCAGGGCCACTCCGGCACGCACATGGTGCATGCCGCCCTCCGGCAGGTGCTCGGCCCGAACGCGGTGCAGGCGGGCTCACTGAACAAGCCGGGCTACTTGCGCTTCGACTTCAACTGGCAGGGCCAGCTGTCCGAACAGCAGAAGGCCGATATCGAGGCCGTGTCCAACGATGCGGTCGGCGCCGACTTCCCGGTGAACACCTTCGTGACCGACCTGCCGAAGGCCAAGCAGATGGGCGCGCTCGCCCTGTTCGGCGAGAACTACGGCAACGAGGTCCGCGTGGTGGAGATCGGCGGCCCGTTCTCCATGGAGCTGTGCGGTGGTACGCACGTGCAGCATTCCTCGCAGATCGGCCCGATCACGGTGCTCGGTGAGTCGTCGGTCGGCTCCGGCGTGCGCCGTGTCGAGGCGTTCGTCGGCCTGGACTCCTACAAGTACCTGGCCAAGGAGCGTGCCCTGCTGGCCGGTGTGGCCTCCGCGCTGAAAGTGCCCTCGGACGAGGTGCCCGGGCGCGTCGAGCAGTTGGTGGAGCGGCTCAAGGCGGCCGAGAAGGAGCTCGAGCGCACCAAGATGGCCGCGGTGCTGTCCTCGGCGGGCACGTTCGTCGAGCAGGCCGAGCGGATCGGTCGCCTGCTGCTGGTCGCCGTCGCCGCGCCCGAGGGGGTGCCCGCGGGCGATCTGCGGACGCTGGCCACCGATATCCGCGGCCGGTTCGGCAGTGAGCCCGCCGTGGTGGTACTGCTCGGCAACGCCGACGGCAAGGTGCCGTTCGTGGTCGCCGTGAACAAGTCTGCCCAAGAACTCGGCATCAAGGCCGGGGATCTGGTCGGCAGCTTCGGTCCGAGCATCGCGGGGCGCGGCGGCGGTAAGCCGGAGATGGCGCAGGGCGCCGGGTCGGATCCGTCGGGCATTCCGGCGGGCCTGGCCGCGGTCCGCGCGCGGGTGGCTGAACTAGCCGGGTGA
- the ruvX gene encoding Holliday junction resolvase RuvX has product MGDPEEAERSARRGADRPHPATDPGRGRRIGVDVGSVRIGVAACDPDGILATPVETVPRAKQRQRTAPTPDIGRIAEIVREYEAVEVIVGLPRTLRGEKGTAATLATAFAERLRAAVAPVPVRLSDERLTTVSAARALRDSGVRARGQRQVIDQAAAVSILQGWLDERSAVLRSVEAGRSASSGDDA; this is encoded by the coding sequence ATGGGCGACCCCGAAGAAGCGGAGCGGTCGGCGCGGCGTGGCGCCGACCGGCCGCATCCCGCCACCGATCCCGGTCGAGGCAGACGGATCGGGGTCGACGTCGGCTCTGTCCGGATCGGGGTCGCCGCATGCGATCCCGACGGCATTCTCGCCACGCCGGTGGAGACCGTGCCGCGGGCGAAACAGCGGCAGCGCACGGCCCCTACACCCGACATCGGGAGAATTGCCGAAATTGTGCGGGAATACGAAGCCGTCGAGGTCATCGTGGGATTACCGCGAACATTGCGCGGGGAGAAGGGCACCGCCGCTACGCTGGCCACCGCATTCGCTGAGCGATTGCGGGCCGCCGTCGCGCCGGTGCCGGTCCGGCTTTCCGACGAACGTTTGACTACGGTGTCAGCTGCACGTGCATTGCGGGACAGTGGAGTTCGCGCGCGTGGCCAGCGGCAGGTAATCGATCAGGCGGCGGCCGTGTCGATCCTGCAAGGATGGTTGGACGAACGGAGTGCGGTGTTGAGGTCGGTGGAAGCGGGACGTTCTGCGTCGTCCGGAGACGATGCATGA
- the mltG gene encoding endolytic transglycosylase MltG, translating into MTDRWARAEELFRQREADRRYRRDERAWAGHDDAYDDYDDDTAVIPRYVDDDDEPPAPPPPAPRRGGQRTSTAGQETPRRPKRVQPERTTRQPERTTRPRRGRGSRAASRKAAERKRRRRNLWVFAGVFVLLFAGAAVFAGMKLVDSLGAPDDYAGPAGPLVVVQVHPGDTAQQIAATMVERGVVASTGAFYEAAVRNSSMSTVQPGFYAIPSRSPAAEAAATLVGKQSRVGNLVVSEGRLLHDQHDMSTGGRYDGIYRKIAEASCIGTGADQKCVTYEQLDAAGAGLDLSALGVPAWAMQGVKDCPERTRQLEGLIAAGTWDFDPSGTPEQILKQLVAASAKSYESTGLLQSGADTKLTPYETLIAASLVEREAKPQDMGKVARVIVNRLRVDQMLQFDSTVNYTLDRTEVATTDADRAQETAWNTYAMRGLPQTPIAAPSLNALRAMENPEQGPWLYFVTVDKQGTTLFTDDYQEHLRLIARAQRSGILDSSKDPGGR; encoded by the coding sequence ATGACGGATCGGTGGGCGCGGGCCGAGGAACTGTTCCGACAGCGCGAAGCTGATCGGCGTTACCGCAGAGACGAGCGGGCCTGGGCCGGGCACGACGACGCATACGACGACTACGACGACGACACCGCGGTCATCCCGCGCTACGTCGATGACGACGACGAGCCACCCGCGCCGCCACCGCCCGCCCCGCGGCGCGGCGGTCAGCGGACGAGCACCGCTGGACAGGAGACGCCGCGCCGCCCGAAGCGCGTCCAACCAGAGCGCACCACCCGGCAACCGGAGCGCACCACCCGGCCGCGGCGCGGCAGGGGTTCCCGCGCTGCGTCGCGCAAGGCGGCCGAGCGGAAGCGGCGGCGCAGGAACCTATGGGTCTTCGCAGGCGTCTTCGTTCTGCTGTTCGCCGGTGCGGCGGTCTTCGCGGGAATGAAGCTGGTCGACAGCCTGGGCGCCCCGGACGACTACGCCGGCCCGGCCGGACCGCTGGTGGTGGTGCAGGTGCATCCGGGTGACACCGCCCAGCAGATCGCCGCGACCATGGTCGAGCGTGGTGTCGTCGCGAGTACGGGGGCGTTCTACGAAGCGGCCGTACGCAATTCGAGCATGAGCACGGTGCAGCCCGGCTTCTACGCCATCCCCAGCCGCAGCCCGGCCGCGGAGGCGGCGGCCACGTTGGTCGGCAAGCAGTCCAGGGTCGGCAACCTGGTTGTCTCCGAGGGACGGCTGCTGCACGACCAGCACGACATGAGCACCGGCGGAAGGTATGACGGCATCTACCGCAAGATCGCGGAGGCCAGCTGCATCGGCACCGGCGCCGACCAGAAGTGCGTGACCTACGAACAGCTCGATGCCGCGGGCGCGGGCCTGGACCTGTCCGCGCTCGGGGTGCCCGCGTGGGCGATGCAGGGTGTCAAGGACTGTCCGGAGCGGACGAGGCAGCTGGAAGGCCTTATCGCCGCGGGCACCTGGGATTTCGATCCCAGCGGCACACCGGAACAGATCCTGAAGCAATTGGTGGCCGCGAGCGCGAAGAGCTATGAATCCACCGGACTGCTGCAGTCCGGCGCCGACACGAAACTCACGCCGTATGAGACGCTGATCGCCGCATCGCTGGTGGAACGTGAGGCGAAACCCCAGGACATGGGCAAGGTGGCACGGGTGATCGTGAACCGGCTGCGGGTCGATCAGATGCTGCAGTTCGACTCGACGGTGAACTACACCCTGGATCGCACCGAGGTGGCGACCACCGACGCCGACCGCGCCCAGGAAACTGCATGGAACACCTATGCGATGCGTGGCCTGCCCCAGACCCCGATCGCCGCGCCGTCGTTGAACGCGTTGCGTGCCATGGAGAATCCGGAGCAGGGGCCGTGGCTGTACTTCGTCACTGTCGACAAGCAGGGCACCACCCTGTTCACCGACGACTATCAGGAGCATCTGCGCCTGATCGCACGGGCGCAGCGCAGCGGGATTCTCGACAGTTCCAAGGACCCCGGTGGCCGATAG
- a CDS encoding shikimate dehydrogenase, with protein MADSRKAAVLGKPIAHSRSPQLHLAAYRALGLNWSYERIECSAQQLPGLVDGLGPEWVGLSVTMPGKEAALAYADQRTERAVLVGSANTLVRTGSGWRADCTDVDGVLGALRGAGVEELTEGVVLGAGGTARPALLALSELGAETVTVVARDPGRARGALELAERLGMIAALAAFEAGPLQAVCAAAGAVVSTIPATAAAVVAPAVAEAPVVLDAIYNPWPTPLAEAVERAGHTVVSGLQMLLNQAYGQVEQFTGRPAPRAEMAEALDEGL; from the coding sequence GTGGCCGATAGCCGCAAGGCGGCGGTGCTCGGCAAGCCGATCGCGCACTCGCGATCGCCACAGCTGCACTTGGCCGCGTATCGCGCGCTCGGGCTGAACTGGAGCTACGAGCGCATCGAATGCTCGGCCCAGCAGCTGCCCGGGTTGGTGGACGGGCTCGGGCCGGAATGGGTCGGGCTTTCGGTGACCATGCCCGGCAAGGAAGCGGCACTGGCCTACGCGGACCAGCGCACCGAACGTGCCGTGCTCGTCGGATCGGCCAACACGCTGGTCCGCACCGGAAGCGGCTGGCGCGCCGACTGCACCGACGTAGACGGCGTGCTCGGCGCGCTGCGCGGCGCCGGGGTCGAGGAGCTGACCGAGGGCGTGGTGCTGGGAGCAGGAGGCACCGCGCGGCCCGCGCTACTGGCGTTGTCGGAGCTGGGCGCCGAGACGGTCACCGTGGTCGCGCGAGACCCGGGCCGGGCGCGCGGCGCGCTGGAACTCGCCGAGCGGCTCGGAATGATCGCCGCATTGGCAGCCTTCGAGGCCGGGCCCCTGCAGGCGGTCTGTGCGGCGGCAGGCGCTGTGGTCAGCACCATTCCCGCCACAGCGGCCGCGGTCGTCGCCCCCGCGGTGGCCGAGGCCCCGGTGGTGCTCGACGCGATCTACAACCCGTGGCCCACCCCGCTGGCGGAGGCCGTCGAACGTGCGGGCCACACCGTCGTCAGCGGATTGCAGATGCTGCTGAACCAGGCATACGGGCAGGTCGAGCAGTTCACCGGGCGGCCTGCGCCGCGCGCGGAGATGGCGGAGGCGCTGGACGAGGGCCTGTAG
- a CDS encoding B-4DMT family transporter, translating into MNAWLLRAVVLGALVVALRAALGFAMVYWPTHGALMRLLCLIVLVAAIVSWGVLDGRRDRAASGDAERGADLTMLWLKAAVAGGVGSGLVAWILDLVPRFDLGDNGLLFEATAGASFIILLIFVPALIGVGIGRMLAERQKGKKRSTPPAMYSAAGSAI; encoded by the coding sequence ATGAATGCTTGGTTGTTGCGGGCCGTCGTGCTCGGCGCGCTGGTGGTGGCGCTGCGTGCCGCGCTCGGGTTCGCGATGGTGTACTGGCCGACACACGGGGCACTGATGCGCCTCCTGTGCCTGATCGTGCTGGTCGCGGCCATCGTGTCCTGGGGTGTGCTGGACGGCCGCAGGGACCGCGCGGCCAGTGGGGACGCGGAACGAGGCGCCGATCTCACCATGCTGTGGCTGAAAGCCGCGGTCGCGGGAGGTGTGGGCAGCGGTCTGGTCGCCTGGATCCTGGACTTGGTTCCCCGGTTCGATCTCGGTGACAACGGCCTGCTCTTCGAAGCCACGGCGGGCGCGTCGTTCATCATCCTGCTGATCTTCGTGCCCGCGTTGATCGGCGTCGGCATCGGCCGGATGCTGGCCGAGCGGCAGAAGGGCAAGAAACGCTCTACCCCGCCGGCGATGTACTCCGCCGCGGGCAGCGCGATCTGA
- the aroB gene encoding 3-dehydroquinate synthase, which yields MTEPSRLEVRTADPYPVIIGRGLLGELVESVAGATTGVRTVAIFHQPPLAETAEVVRKALADTGIDAHRIEIPDAEAGKDLAVAGFCWEVLGRIGLTRNDVVVSLGGGAATDLTGFVAATWMRGVRIVHVPTTLLAMVDAAVGGKTGINTEAGKNLVGCFHEPAAVLVDLATLETVPRNEIVAGMAEIIKAGFIADPVILDLVERDPEAAIDPTGEVLPELIRRAIQVKADVVAADLKESSLREILNYGHTLGHAIERRERYRWRHGAAVSVGLVFAAELGRLAGRLDDATADRHRAILSAVGLPTSYDADALPQLLDAMQTDKKTRSGVLRFVVLDGLAKPGRLEGPDPTLLAAAYSAIAREDSPSGGAVLL from the coding sequence GTGACAGAGCCGAGTCGTCTCGAAGTCCGGACCGCCGACCCGTACCCGGTGATCATCGGCCGCGGGCTGCTCGGCGAACTCGTCGAATCGGTCGCCGGGGCGACCACGGGCGTGCGCACCGTGGCGATCTTCCACCAGCCGCCGCTCGCCGAGACCGCCGAGGTGGTACGGAAGGCGCTGGCCGACACCGGCATCGACGCCCACCGGATCGAGATCCCGGATGCCGAGGCGGGCAAGGACCTCGCCGTCGCCGGATTCTGCTGGGAGGTGCTCGGGCGCATCGGCTTGACCCGCAACGACGTCGTGGTCAGCCTCGGTGGCGGCGCGGCGACCGACCTGACCGGTTTCGTCGCCGCCACCTGGATGCGCGGCGTGCGCATCGTGCACGTGCCCACCACCCTGCTCGCCATGGTCGACGCGGCGGTCGGCGGCAAGACCGGCATCAACACCGAGGCGGGCAAGAACCTCGTCGGCTGCTTCCACGAACCCGCCGCCGTGCTGGTCGATCTGGCCACCCTGGAAACGGTGCCGCGCAACGAGATCGTGGCGGGCATGGCCGAGATCATCAAGGCCGGTTTCATCGCCGACCCGGTGATCCTCGACCTCGTGGAACGCGACCCGGAGGCCGCCATCGACCCGACCGGTGAGGTGCTGCCCGAGCTGATCCGCCGCGCGATCCAGGTGAAGGCCGACGTCGTCGCCGCCGATCTGAAGGAGTCCAGCCTCCGCGAGATCCTCAACTATGGCCACACCCTCGGCCACGCGATCGAGCGGCGGGAGCGCTACCGCTGGCGGCACGGCGCGGCGGTCTCGGTCGGTCTGGTGTTCGCCGCCGAACTCGGTCGCCTCGCGGGCCGTCTCGACGACGCCACCGCCGACCGGCACCGCGCCATCCTGTCCGCCGTCGGGTTGCCGACCAGCTACGACGCCGACGCCCTGCCCCAGCTGCTGGACGCCATGCAGACCGACAAGAAGACCCGCTCCGGCGTGCTGCGCTTCGTCGTGCTCGATGGCCTGGCCAAGCCCGGTCGCCTCGAAGGCCCGGATCCGACCCTGCTGGCGGCCGCCTACTCGGCGATCGCCCGCGAGGACAGCCCGAGCGGCGGCGCGGTCCTGCTGTAG